Proteins co-encoded in one Pseudoliparis swirei isolate HS2019 ecotype Mariana Trench chromosome 7, NWPU_hadal_v1, whole genome shotgun sequence genomic window:
- the mier3b gene encoding mesoderm induction early response protein 3 produces the protein MLVHEYDDERSLEEEESQEGGRNFSSEIADLEKEGNMPLEELLAIYRYEASAGSSIDSSSGDLTDELPDMTLDKEEIAKDLLSGDYEEETQSSADDLTPSVTSHEATDFFPRTLRSNAISDGDKESECDEDGPSPEDSRKEIMVGSQYQAEVPSGLCHYKDGEKVYEDEDELLWSPSKLPENKVKTFLCDVLSRTTNEKTGCDKPWLHVRDDEQALYELDKCNYNIREALERHCLRVKSSKEKSPPWSEEECKSFEHALQMYDKNFHLIQKHKVPTRTVAECVAFYYMWKKSERFDFFVQQNRFGKKKYSSYPGVTDLMDRLVDEAEGLAVDSSSSVCSGAGGGGRLETTTDQQLSLLNSITASDLTGQRRDSSSAHDKLMSYILVAVTF, from the exons ATGTTAGTTCACGAGTATGATGACGAGAGGTCTCTTGAGGAGGAAGAGTCTCAGGAAGGAGGCCGGAATTTTAGCTCTGAGATTGCAGATCTTGAAAAG GAGGGGAACATGCCTTTGGAGGAGCTGTTGGCCATCTATCGCTACGAGGCCTCAGCAGGCTCCAGTATAGACAGCTCCTCTGGAGATCTGACTGATGAGCTGCCTGACATGACTCTGGACAAG gAGGAAATTGCCAAAGACCTGCTCTCTGGAGACTATGAGGAGGAGACCCAGTCCTCAGCTGATGATCTGACCCCTTCAGTCACCTCCCATGAGGCTACCGATTTCTTTCCTAGAACACTTCGAT CCAACGCCATCTCTGACGGGGATAAAGAGTCCGAGTGTGACGAAGATGGCCCGAGCCCAGAAGACTCCAGAAAG GAGATAATGGTGGGATCACAGTATCAAGCCGAGGTTCCTTCTGGCCTCTGTCACTACAAAGATGGGGAGAAAG TTTATGAGGATGAAGACGAGTTATTATGGAGTCCATCTAAATTGCCAGAAAACAAGGTGAAGACTTTCCTGTGTGACGTGTTGTCACGGACGACGAATGAAAAGACGGGATGTGACAAACCATGGCTGCATGTTCGAGATGATGAGCAg GCTCTGTATGAGCTGGACAAGTGCAACTACAACATCCGCGAAGCACTAGAGAGACACTGCCTCCGTGTGAAGTCCTCAAAAG AAAAGTCTCCGCCGTGGTCAGAAGAGGAATGCAAGAGCTTTGAGCACGCACTACAGATGTATGACAAGAATTTTCACCTCATACAGAAACATAAA gtCCCAACACGAACAGTAGCTGAATGTGTGGCGTTTTACTACATGTGGAAGAAGTCGGAGCGCTTTGACTTCTTTGTGCAGCAGAATAGATTTGGGAAGAAAAAGTACAGCAGCTATCCTGGTGTCAC CGACCTGATGGACAGGCTGGTGGACGAGGCCGAGGGCCTGGCAGTGGATAGCTCCTCCTCCGTGTGCtccggagcaggtggaggaggaagactggagaccaccacagaccagcAGCTCAGCCTGCTGAACTCCATCACCGCCAGCGACCTCACAGGTCAGCGACGGGACTCCAGTTCTGCACACGACAAACTCATGTCTTACATTTTAGTGGCTGTGACTTTTTGA